A single region of the Cereibacter sphaeroides 2.4.1 genome encodes:
- the metA gene encoding homoserine O-acetyltransferase MetA — MPITLPATLPAFDVLTHEGVMVMTPERAARQDIRPLRIGLLNLMPKKIQTENQFARLIGATPLQIDFQLIRMTEHQTKNTAAEHMEAFYRPFQEVKHEKFDGLIITGAPIEHLDFADVTYWDELCEVMDWTQTNVQSTFGVCWGGMAMIYHFHRVQKHRLQAKAFGCFRHRNVAPTSPYLRGFSDDFVIPVSRWTEMRQAEIDAAPGLRTLLASDEAGPCLVEDPGHRALYIFNHFEYDSDTLKQEYDRDVANGKPINVPANYYPDDDPSKPPLNRWRSHAHLLYGNWINEIYQSTPYDPQQIGR, encoded by the coding sequence ATGCCGATCACCCTGCCCGCCACCCTGCCCGCCTTCGATGTGCTCACCCACGAGGGCGTCATGGTGATGACGCCGGAGCGCGCGGCGCGGCAGGACATCCGGCCGTTGCGGATCGGGCTTCTCAACCTGATGCCGAAGAAGATCCAGACCGAGAACCAGTTCGCGCGTCTGATCGGGGCCACGCCCCTGCAGATCGACTTCCAGCTGATCCGCATGACCGAGCATCAGACGAAGAACACCGCGGCCGAGCATATGGAGGCCTTCTACCGCCCCTTCCAGGAGGTGAAGCACGAGAAATTCGACGGGCTCATCATCACCGGAGCGCCGATCGAACATCTCGACTTCGCCGATGTCACCTACTGGGACGAGCTCTGCGAGGTGATGGACTGGACCCAGACCAACGTCCAGTCCACCTTCGGCGTCTGCTGGGGCGGCATGGCCATGATCTACCATTTCCACCGCGTGCAGAAGCACCGGCTGCAGGCCAAGGCCTTCGGCTGCTTCCGGCATCGCAACGTGGCGCCGACCTCGCCCTACCTGCGCGGCTTCTCGGACGATTTCGTGATCCCCGTCAGCCGCTGGACCGAGATGCGGCAGGCCGAGATCGACGCGGCGCCGGGCCTGCGCACCCTGCTCGCCTCGGACGAGGCCGGGCCCTGCCTCGTCGAGGATCCGGGGCACCGCGCGCTCTACATCTTCAACCATTTCGAATATGACAGCGACACGCTGAAGCAGGAATACGACCGGGACGTGGCCAACGGCAAGCCGATCAACGTGCCGGCGAACTACTATCCCGACGACGATCCGTCGAAGCCGCCGCTCAACAGGTGGCGAAGCCACGCGCACCTCCTATATGGAAACTGGATCAACGAGATCTATCAGTCCACCCCATATGACCCGCAGCAAATTGGCCGTTAG
- a CDS encoding ABC transporter ATP-binding protein, with the protein MTVAAKPTMIEFRDVHKYYGDYHALRGISATIRAGEFFSLLGPSGCGKTTLLRTIAGFEEISSGVVLIDGKDTRGVPANKRPTNMVFQSYAIFPHLTVAENVGFGLRRANLSKEETTRRVAEALEMVGLRGYGARAAHALSGGQRQRVALARALILKPKVLLLDEPLSALDKKMREQMQVELIKLQRQVGITFILVTHDQEEALVMSDRIAVMFEGEIAQLADPETLYRRPTSRKVADFIGTMNFLPARILSETQQGIEVEAQGLGRMLLDPMQAPGAASGTGVTVGFRPETATILFEGQKADREAMGTIEEVVYYGDMTYYDIRLDGTEAPIRLSMRNVFGRAVLEIGARARVAWSPGALVLFR; encoded by the coding sequence GTGACCGTTGCCGCGAAACCCACGATGATCGAGTTCCGCGACGTCCACAAATATTACGGCGACTATCACGCGCTGCGCGGCATCTCGGCCACGATCCGGGCGGGCGAGTTCTTCTCGCTGCTCGGGCCCTCGGGCTGCGGCAAGACCACGCTCCTGCGCACCATCGCGGGGTTCGAGGAGATCTCGTCGGGGGTGGTGCTGATCGACGGCAAGGACACCAGGGGGGTGCCCGCCAACAAGCGGCCCACCAACATGGTGTTCCAGAGCTATGCGATCTTCCCGCATCTGACGGTGGCCGAGAACGTGGGCTTCGGCCTGCGCCGCGCGAACCTCTCGAAGGAGGAGACGACGCGACGTGTGGCCGAGGCGCTGGAGATGGTGGGGCTGCGCGGCTACGGCGCGCGGGCGGCCCATGCGCTCTCGGGCGGGCAGCGGCAGCGGGTGGCGCTGGCGCGCGCGCTGATCCTGAAGCCCAAGGTGCTGCTCCTGGACGAGCCGCTCTCGGCGCTCGACAAGAAGATGCGCGAGCAGATGCAGGTCGAGCTCATCAAGCTGCAGCGGCAGGTGGGCATCACCTTCATCCTCGTGACGCACGATCAGGAAGAGGCGCTGGTCATGTCCGACCGGATCGCCGTCATGTTCGAGGGCGAGATCGCGCAGCTGGCCGATCCCGAGACGCTCTATCGGCGGCCAACCTCGCGCAAGGTGGCCGATTTCATCGGGACGATGAACTTCCTGCCGGCGCGGATCCTGAGCGAGACCCAGCAGGGGATCGAGGTCGAGGCGCAGGGGCTCGGGCGGATGCTGCTCGATCCGATGCAGGCGCCGGGCGCGGCCTCGGGCACCGGCGTCACCGTGGGCTTTCGACCCGAGACGGCGACGATCCTCTTCGAGGGGCAGAAGGCCGACCGCGAGGCCATGGGGACCATCGAGGAGGTCGTCTACTACGGCGACATGACCTATTACGACATCCGCCTAGACGGCACCGAGGCGCCCATCCGGCTCTCCATGCGCAACGTCTTCGGCCGCGCGGTGCTGGAGATCGGCGCGCGGGCCCGCGTCGCCTGGAGCCCCGGGGCGCTGGTCCTGTTCCGCTGA
- the rplM gene encoding 50S ribosomal protein L13: MKTFTATPADIEKKWILIDAEGVVLGRLATIVANILRGKNKPTFTPHMDMGDNVIVINADKVQMTGNKRADKRYYWHTGHPGGVKFRTAEQVLEGAHPERVVLKAVERMISRNSLGRQQMTNLRVYAGAEHPHEAQQPTVLDVKSLNPKNTRSA, from the coding sequence ATGAAAACCTTCACCGCTACCCCGGCGGATATCGAGAAGAAATGGATCCTGATCGACGCCGAAGGCGTCGTCCTGGGCCGTCTCGCCACGATCGTCGCCAACATCCTGCGCGGCAAGAACAAGCCGACCTTCACCCCCCACATGGACATGGGTGACAATGTCATCGTCATCAACGCCGACAAGGTGCAGATGACGGGCAACAAACGGGCCGACAAGCGCTACTACTGGCACACCGGCCACCCGGGCGGCGTGAAGTTCCGCACCGCCGAGCAGGTGCTCGAAGGCGCGCATCCCGAGCGCGTGGTGCTCAAGGCTGTCGAGCGCATGATCTCGCGCAACAGCCTCGGCCGTCAGCAGATGACCAATCTCCGCGTCTATGCCGGCGCCGAGCATCCGCACGAAGCGCAGCAGCCCACCGTTCTCGACGTGAAGTCGCTGAACCCGAAGAACACCCGGAGCGCGTAA
- a CDS encoding TetR/AcrR family transcriptional regulator: protein MSKRGYHHGNLRQALVEAALTLITEKGPQGFTLSEAAKAADVTPAAVYRHFAGRDDLIAEAARQGYEIFGALMAYAYDEGRPSALAAFEATGRAYLAFARKYPGHYMAMFESGLSLQSRPDLAAAAGQAHDVLERAAVRLSEHIPPAKRPPPAMFSAHIWALSHGVVELFTRGAPGARSPFPAEELLEAGIGIYLRGLGLLPPDA, encoded by the coding sequence ATGAGCAAACGCGGCTACCATCACGGAAATCTCCGTCAGGCGCTGGTCGAGGCAGCGCTGACCCTCATCACCGAGAAGGGCCCGCAGGGTTTCACCCTTTCGGAGGCGGCGAAGGCGGCCGATGTCACGCCCGCCGCGGTCTACCGCCATTTCGCCGGGCGCGACGATCTGATCGCCGAGGCGGCGCGGCAGGGCTACGAGATCTTCGGCGCGCTGATGGCCTATGCCTATGACGAGGGCCGCCCCTCGGCGCTGGCGGCCTTCGAGGCCACGGGCCGCGCCTATCTGGCCTTCGCCCGGAAATATCCCGGCCATTACATGGCCATGTTCGAAAGCGGCCTGTCGCTCCAGTCGCGCCCGGATCTCGCCGCCGCCGCCGGTCAGGCCCATGACGTGCTCGAACGGGCCGCCGTCCGGCTGTCCGAACATATCCCGCCCGCCAAACGGCCGCCGCCCGCCATGTTCTCGGCCCATATCTGGGCGCTGAGCCACGGCGTCGTCGAGCTCTTCACCCGCGGCGCCCCCGGCGCGCGCTCGCCCTTCCCGGCCGAAGAGCTGCTCGAGGCCGGCATCGGCATCTATCTGCGCGGACTGGGCCTCCTCCCGCCGGACGCCTGA
- a CDS encoding ABC transporter permease → MKGGGFRIYALAYLLFLYAPIILLPLFAFNEGTVIAFPLTGFSTKWFVQAAHQPTLWQAVKNSLIIAGSASVLSTVLGIFAARASTRYHFPGKAGLMGLIMLPLVLPEIIVAVSLLVVLLGLGINLTIFTVILGHVLICTPFTIAILTSAFQSLDRSLEEAAYDLGETAVSTFRLIILPLVMPGIISSLLISFTISLDEFIIAFFLAGTEPTLPIYIFSQFRFPQAVPVIMALGTVLVACSIVLLATAEYFRRRGLARSGAKDTGGFL, encoded by the coding sequence ATGAAGGGGGGCGGGTTCCGCATCTATGCGCTGGCCTACCTGCTGTTCCTCTATGCGCCGATCATCCTGCTGCCGCTCTTCGCCTTCAACGAGGGGACGGTGATCGCCTTTCCGCTGACGGGCTTCAGCACGAAATGGTTCGTGCAGGCCGCCCACCAGCCCACGCTCTGGCAGGCGGTGAAGAACAGCCTCATCATCGCGGGCTCGGCCTCGGTGCTGTCGACGGTGCTGGGCATCTTCGCGGCCCGGGCCTCCACGCGCTATCACTTCCCGGGCAAGGCGGGGCTGATGGGCCTCATCATGCTGCCGCTCGTGCTGCCCGAGATCATCGTGGCCGTGTCGCTCCTCGTCGTGCTGCTGGGCCTCGGGATCAACCTCACGATCTTCACGGTGATCCTCGGCCATGTGCTGATCTGCACGCCCTTCACCATCGCGATCCTGACCTCGGCCTTCCAGTCGCTCGACCGCTCGCTCGAGGAGGCGGCCTACGATCTGGGCGAGACCGCCGTCTCGACCTTCCGGCTCATCATCCTGCCGCTGGTCATGCCGGGGATCATCTCGTCGCTCCTGATCTCCTTCACGATCAGCCTGGACGAGTTCATCATCGCCTTCTTCCTCGCCGGCACCGAGCCCACGCTGCCGATCTACATCTTCTCGCAGTTCCGCTTCCCGCAGGCGGTGCCCGTCATCATGGCACTCGGCACGGTGCTCGTCGCCTGCTCGATCGTGCTGCTCGCCACTGCCGAATATTTCCGCCGCCGCGGCCTCGCCCGGTCCGGCGCCAAGGATACCGGAGGCTTCCTGTGA
- a CDS encoding aminotransferase-like domain-containing protein yields the protein MTDTIWHPDLAQFPGPKYLALTRALREAIREGVLLPGVQLPTVRDLAWRLSVTPGTVSRAYQMATQEGLLAATVGRGTFVAAAEPRLGPTQALFVDREPQAAPGLLDLRSPQLPDVGQMPLFAEALRRVAGQVGADWRDYPTQREETALREAVRDWLGDRVLGPVTPDDIALTHGGQSGIGLVMFCCLRGDRPVVLTEELAYPGFRHAARLARAEVVGVELDQHGIRPDALEACCRKHLPQVLCVTTEAQNPTAVRMPEERRAEIVAIARRHELQIIEDDCYTVAESTLPSMRALAPERTWYVGSLSKTVSAALRFGYILCPTGRGEAGRLTAQHAFFALGRPVSDLCLDLFRSGQAVEIRSRVQSAFADRLKAIVNGLGAHDLVWQPGLPFVWLRLPVGWRTSSFTRTAEAEGVLLRSADEYALVHGRSPNAVRLAIAGQVPRARLEAAVDRLSRLLVSPPSELPV from the coding sequence GTGACTGATACAATATGGCATCCTGACCTCGCACAATTTCCCGGCCCCAAATATCTCGCCCTGACACGGGCGCTGCGGGAGGCGATCCGCGAGGGGGTGCTGCTGCCGGGCGTGCAGCTTCCGACCGTGCGGGATCTGGCCTGGAGGCTGTCGGTCACGCCCGGCACCGTCTCGCGGGCCTATCAGATGGCCACGCAGGAGGGGCTTCTGGCCGCGACCGTGGGGCGAGGCACCTTCGTCGCGGCGGCCGAGCCTCGGCTGGGGCCCACGCAGGCCCTGTTCGTCGACCGCGAGCCGCAGGCTGCGCCGGGCCTACTGGATCTGCGCTCGCCGCAACTGCCGGACGTGGGGCAGATGCCGCTCTTCGCCGAGGCGCTGCGTCGGGTGGCGGGGCAGGTCGGCGCGGACTGGCGCGATTATCCCACGCAGCGCGAGGAGACGGCCCTGCGCGAGGCGGTGCGGGACTGGCTCGGCGACCGGGTGCTGGGGCCGGTCACGCCCGACGACATCGCCCTCACCCATGGCGGGCAGAGCGGCATCGGCCTCGTGATGTTCTGCTGCCTGCGCGGCGACCGGCCCGTGGTGCTGACCGAGGAGCTGGCCTATCCCGGCTTCCGTCACGCGGCGCGGCTGGCGCGGGCCGAGGTGGTGGGCGTCGAGCTCGACCAGCACGGGATCCGGCCGGATGCGCTGGAGGCCTGCTGCCGCAAGCATCTGCCGCAGGTGCTCTGCGTCACGACGGAGGCGCAGAACCCGACCGCCGTGCGGATGCCCGAGGAGCGCCGGGCCGAGATCGTGGCCATCGCCCGCCGGCACGAGCTCCAGATCATCGAGGACGATTGCTATACGGTGGCCGAAAGCACGCTGCCCTCGATGCGCGCGCTCGCGCCCGAACGGACCTGGTATGTGGGCAGCCTCTCGAAGACCGTCTCGGCGGCGCTGCGCTTCGGCTATATCCTCTGCCCGACGGGCCGGGGCGAGGCGGGGCGCCTGACGGCGCAGCACGCGTTCTTCGCCCTGGGCCGGCCGGTCTCGGATCTCTGCCTGGACCTCTTCCGCAGCGGTCAGGCCGTCGAGATCCGGAGCCGGGTGCAGAGCGCCTTCGCCGACCGGCTGAAGGCCATCGTGAACGGGCTCGGCGCGCACGATCTGGTCTGGCAGCCGGGGCTGCCCTTCGTCTGGCTGCGCCTGCCGGTGGGCTGGCGCACCTCCTCCTTCACCCGCACGGCGGAGGCGGAGGGCGTGCTGCTGCGGTCGGCTGACGAATATGCGCTGGTACACGGACGCTCGCCCAACGCCGTGCGGCTTGCCATCGCAGGCCAGGTGCCGCGCGCCCGGCTCGAGGCGGCGGTGGACCGGCTGTCGCGGCTGCTGGTCTCGCCACCTTCGGAACTGCCTGTGTGA
- a CDS encoding DMT family transporter, with protein sequence MAQTSLTPRASAELLLLGTIWGGSFLANGLALPQAGVAGTVAVRVGGAALVLWVAVRLLGLAVPRSLRIWASFLVMGLLNNVIPFTLITWGQQSIPSGLASILNAATAIFGVLVASLVLADERLTPRRIAGVLLGFAGVVTTIGPDALTGFDPRSAGQLALLGAALSYACAGAFGRRALAGLDPRMAAAGMLTGASLIVLPAALLLGGPPRLDLSLQAWGALFYLAVVASAFAYLLYYRILAVAGAGNLSLVTLIVPPVAILLGALVLGERLPPHAFAGFGLLVAGLLVLDGRILHIPRELVRRAR encoded by the coding sequence ATGGCACAGACATCCCTCACTCCCCGCGCCTCGGCCGAGCTGCTGCTGCTCGGCACTATCTGGGGCGGCTCCTTCCTCGCCAACGGCCTGGCCCTTCCGCAGGCGGGCGTGGCGGGCACGGTCGCCGTCCGGGTGGGAGGCGCGGCCCTCGTGCTCTGGGTCGCGGTGCGGCTCCTCGGGCTCGCGGTGCCCCGCAGCCTGCGGATCTGGGCCTCCTTCCTCGTGATGGGGCTCCTGAACAACGTGATCCCCTTCACGCTCATCACCTGGGGCCAGCAGTCGATCCCCTCGGGGCTCGCCTCGATCCTGAATGCGGCAACGGCGATCTTCGGCGTGCTGGTGGCGTCGCTGGTGCTGGCCGACGAGCGGCTGACGCCGCGCCGGATCGCGGGCGTCCTGCTGGGCTTCGCGGGTGTCGTGACGACCATCGGCCCCGACGCGCTCACGGGCTTCGATCCGCGATCGGCGGGGCAGCTCGCGCTTCTGGGGGCCGCCCTGTCCTATGCCTGCGCGGGCGCCTTCGGGCGCAGGGCGCTGGCCGGGCTCGATCCGCGCATGGCGGCGGCGGGGATGCTGACGGGCGCGAGCCTCATCGTCCTGCCGGCCGCGCTCCTCCTCGGCGGGCCGCCGCGGCTCGATCTGTCGCTGCAGGCCTGGGGCGCGCTCTTCTACCTCGCGGTCGTGGCCTCGGCCTTCGCCTATCTGCTCTATTACCGCATCCTGGCCGTGGCAGGTGCCGGCAACCTCAGCCTCGTCACCCTCATCGTGCCCCCCGTGGCGATCCTCCTCGGGGCGCTGGTTCTTGGCGAGCGGCTGCCACCGCATGCCTTCGCAGGCTTCGGACTTCTCGTCGCGGGCCTTCTGGTGCTCGACGGTCGCATCCTCCATATTCCGCGTGAACTGGTCCGCCGGGCACGGTAA
- a CDS encoding alpha/beta fold hydrolase: MAVSLLIAGTLALGGCGAAVSQRAADREAVAETSYPPTGQLLTVEGHTVHAHVEGHGPDLILIHGASGSTRDFTFSFVERMKGRYRVIAFDRPGLGWSDDIGPDGVSPLVQADLLRKAAEQLGVKRPIVLGHSYGAAVALAWGLRDPGQTAAIVTVSGAVMPWPGDLGPLYSLTASSFGQAAVVPLISAFVSPDRAEKVVGQIFAPQAVPPGYADYFGVGLSLRRESFRINARQVTGLKPYLKLMQPNYAKLPMPVEILHGDADQVVPVEIHARPLGRLIPNAHVTILPGIGHMPHHVAPEAVAAAIDRAAVRAGLR, from the coding sequence TTGGCCGTTAGCCTCCTCATCGCCGGAACGCTCGCCCTTGGTGGCTGCGGTGCCGCCGTCTCCCAGAGAGCCGCCGACCGCGAGGCCGTGGCCGAGACCTCCTATCCGCCCACCGGCCAGCTCCTGACGGTCGAGGGCCATACGGTCCACGCCCATGTCGAGGGGCACGGGCCGGACCTGATCCTGATCCACGGTGCCTCGGGCTCGACGCGCGACTTCACCTTCTCCTTCGTGGAGCGGATGAAGGGGCGCTATCGGGTCATCGCCTTCGACCGCCCCGGCCTCGGCTGGTCCGACGATATCGGCCCCGACGGGGTGAGCCCGCTCGTGCAGGCCGACCTCCTCAGGAAGGCCGCAGAGCAGCTCGGCGTGAAGCGCCCCATCGTGCTCGGCCATTCCTACGGCGCGGCGGTGGCGCTGGCCTGGGGCCTCCGCGATCCGGGCCAGACCGCGGCCATCGTCACCGTCTCCGGCGCGGTCATGCCCTGGCCGGGGGATCTGGGGCCGCTCTATTCCCTCACCGCCAGCAGCTTCGGGCAGGCGGCGGTGGTGCCGCTGATCTCGGCCTTCGTCTCCCCCGACCGGGCCGAGAAGGTGGTGGGCCAGATCTTCGCGCCGCAGGCGGTGCCGCCGGGCTATGCCGATTATTTCGGCGTGGGCCTCTCGCTCCGCCGCGAGAGCTTCCGCATCAATGCCCGTCAGGTCACCGGCCTCAAGCCCTATCTGAAGCTCATGCAGCCGAACTACGCCAAGCTCCCCATGCCGGTCGAGATCCTGCACGGCGACGCCGATCAGGTGGTGCCGGTCGAGATCCATGCCCGCCCGCTCGGCAGGCTGATCCCGAACGCCCATGTGACGATCCTTCCCGGCATCGGCCACATGCCGCATCATGTGGCGCCCGAGGCCGTCGCCGCCGCCATCGACCGCGCCGCCGTCCGCGCCGGATTGCGCTGA
- a CDS encoding ABC transporter permease gives MEQETRWSRLRRSEAAHGYLLVGPPALYAILLLAAPLGTIAVYSFLTDGYLEIIREFTLANYHEAWTNELYRTVMLRSLGVAMAVTAVTVVLAFPVAYFVSFHVAPERKSLWLFLITIPFWTSYLIRVFLWKVILGFNGVINSGLLGLGIIDEPLTFILYNVNAVVITLAHAYAPFAILPIFVALEKIDRALLEAGQDLGESKLMTFWRVTLPLAMPGVIASVLIVFIPTIGDYVTPQLVGGPEGRMVANLIQLQYLKLDNYPLGSAIAVSAMSIVTVVSLIFLFLNRRFLRGPK, from the coding sequence ATGGAGCAGGAAACGCGGTGGAGTCGCTTGCGGCGATCCGAGGCGGCTCATGGCTATCTTCTCGTGGGGCCTCCGGCGCTCTATGCCATCCTCCTTCTGGCGGCCCCGCTCGGCACGATCGCGGTCTACAGCTTCCTGACCGACGGCTATCTCGAGATCATCCGCGAGTTCACGCTGGCCAACTACCATGAGGCCTGGACGAACGAGCTTTACCGGACCGTCATGCTGCGCTCGCTGGGCGTGGCCATGGCGGTGACGGCGGTGACGGTCGTTCTGGCCTTTCCGGTGGCCTATTTCGTCTCGTTTCATGTGGCGCCGGAGCGGAAGTCGCTCTGGCTCTTCCTCATCACCATTCCGTTCTGGACGAGCTACCTGATCCGGGTGTTCCTCTGGAAGGTGATCCTCGGCTTCAACGGGGTGATCAACTCGGGCCTTCTGGGCCTCGGGATCATCGACGAGCCGCTGACCTTCATCCTCTACAACGTCAATGCGGTCGTCATCACGCTGGCCCATGCCTATGCGCCCTTCGCGATCCTGCCGATCTTCGTGGCGCTCGAGAAGATCGACCGGGCTCTGCTCGAGGCGGGGCAGGATCTGGGGGAATCGAAGCTCATGACCTTCTGGCGGGTGACGCTGCCGCTCGCCATGCCCGGGGTCATCGCCTCGGTGCTGATCGTCTTCATCCCCACCATCGGCGACTATGTGACGCCGCAGCTGGTGGGCGGACCGGAGGGGCGGATGGTGGCGAACCTGATCCAGCTCCAGTATCTGAAACTCGACAATTACCCGCTGGGTTCGGCCATCGCCGTCTCGGCCATGAGCATCGTCACGGTGGTGAGCCTGATCTTCCTGTTCCTGAACCGCCGCTTCCTCCGGGGGCCGAAATGA
- the rpsI gene encoding 30S ribosomal protein S9 — protein MSDIKSLDDLKSVVGEAPVAEVAIAREPVRDSLGRSYATGKRKDAVARVWIKPGSGKVTVNGKPMDEYFARPVLQMILRQPFKVANVEGQFDVMATVAGGGLSGQAGAVKHGISKALQLYEPALRAALKAAGFLTRDSRVVERKKYGKAKARRSFQFSKR, from the coding sequence ATGTCCGACATCAAATCCCTCGACGATCTGAAATCGGTCGTTGGCGAGGCCCCGGTGGCCGAAGTCGCCATTGCGCGCGAGCCGGTGCGGGACTCGCTCGGCCGCTCCTATGCCACCGGCAAGCGGAAGGACGCGGTCGCCCGCGTCTGGATCAAGCCGGGCTCGGGCAAGGTCACGGTGAACGGCAAGCCGATGGACGAATACTTCGCCCGTCCGGTGCTGCAGATGATCCTGCGCCAGCCCTTCAAGGTCGCCAATGTCGAAGGCCAGTTCGACGTGATGGCGACGGTCGCCGGCGGCGGCCTCTCGGGGCAGGCCGGTGCGGTGAAGCACGGCATCTCGAAGGCGCTGCAGCTCTATGAACCCGCGCTGCGCGCCGCGCTGAAAGCCGCGGGCTTCCTGACCCGCGACAGCCGCGTCGTGGAACGGAAGAAATACGGCAAGGCGAAAGCCCGCCGCAGCTTCCAGTTCTCGAAGCGCTGA
- a CDS encoding DUF1127 domain-containing protein, with protein sequence MSRAIPQTPPAALTLNRSMPPLARVLFSLGFVVVRWDERRRTRLGLSRLDPHLLRDIGLSHRAAEIEASKPFWQD encoded by the coding sequence ATGAGCCGCGCGATACCGCAGACCCCGCCCGCCGCCCTGACCCTGAACCGCTCCATGCCGCCGCTGGCGCGCGTGCTGTTCAGCCTCGGCTTCGTGGTCGTGCGCTGGGACGAGCGACGGCGGACGCGCCTTGGCCTCTCCCGGCTGGATCCGCACCTGCTGCGCGACATCGGGCTCTCGCATCGCGCCGCCGAGATCGAGGCCTCGAAGCCCTTCTGGCAGGATTGA
- the ppk2 gene encoding polyphosphate kinase 2 codes for MDLPFDGAISHYYRKEAPRKVREAIEQASGDEILDPSYPYREEMKKKHYAEQMAGLQRQLVRLQADVKKTGKRIVVLFEGRDAAGKGGTIKVVTENLNPRVASVVALPAPSDREASQWYFQRYVDWLPAAGEIALFDRSWYNRGVVEKVFDFCTERQREHFFCQLPGFEEMLAEDGITLVKLWLNVGRPEQLRRFLAREQDPLKQWKLSWIDIEGLKKWEAYSAAIEETLARSHTAQAPWTVIRSDDKRRARIAAIQTILRAVPFEGRKDGLIGTPDPALCGGPDLWSDGHGRT; via the coding sequence ATGGATCTGCCGTTCGACGGGGCGATCAGCCACTACTACCGCAAGGAAGCGCCGCGGAAGGTGCGCGAGGCCATCGAACAGGCCTCGGGGGACGAGATCCTCGATCCCTCCTATCCCTACCGCGAGGAGATGAAGAAGAAGCACTACGCCGAGCAGATGGCGGGGCTGCAGAGGCAACTCGTCCGGCTGCAGGCCGACGTGAAGAAGACCGGCAAGCGGATCGTCGTGCTGTTCGAGGGGCGCGATGCCGCCGGCAAGGGCGGCACGATCAAGGTCGTGACCGAGAACCTCAACCCGCGCGTGGCCAGCGTGGTGGCGCTGCCCGCCCCCTCCGACCGCGAGGCGAGCCAATGGTATTTCCAGCGCTATGTCGACTGGCTGCCCGCCGCGGGAGAGATCGCGCTCTTCGACCGCAGCTGGTATAACCGGGGCGTGGTCGAGAAGGTCTTCGACTTCTGCACCGAGCGCCAGCGCGAGCATTTCTTCTGCCAGCTGCCCGGCTTCGAGGAAATGCTGGCCGAAGACGGGATCACGCTGGTCAAGCTCTGGCTCAATGTCGGCCGCCCCGAACAGCTCCGCCGCTTCCTCGCCCGCGAGCAGGATCCGCTGAAACAGTGGAAACTGTCCTGGATCGACATCGAGGGGCTGAAGAAATGGGAGGCCTACAGCGCAGCCATCGAAGAGACGCTGGCGCGCAGCCACACGGCGCAGGCGCCCTGGACGGTGATCCGCTCCGACGACAAGCGCCGCGCCCGGATCGCCGCGATCCAGACCATCCTGCGCGCCGTCCCGTTCGAGGGCCGGAAGGACGGGCTGATCGGCACGCCCGACCCTGCCCTCTGCGGCGGCCCCGACCTCTGGAGCGACGGCCACGGCCGGACATGA
- a CDS encoding DUF1003 domain-containing protein, with translation MTTHSARGTCALCGSSHPLSTFVPASSLAGGTRGRMLADWPELTPDAPICPACRARYRRQHLEALLEAERGELTRLDHAVLDSLESGRMLTQEPGAEADEARTLGERAADRLARLGGSWGFLIGFALVLALWMAVNVTGLVVGIFDPYPFILLNLMLSTLAAIQAPIIMMSQRRQEEKDRLRSENDYKVNLKAELEIRHLHETLEHHLARQWERLEAIQRLQIELLEEAAGGAEG, from the coding sequence GTGACCACCCATTCCGCCCGCGGCACCTGCGCGCTCTGCGGCTCTTCGCACCCCCTGTCGACCTTCGTTCCGGCCAGCAGCCTCGCCGGCGGCACGCGGGGCCGGATGCTCGCCGACTGGCCGGAGCTTACCCCCGATGCGCCGATCTGTCCGGCCTGCCGGGCGCGCTACCGCCGCCAGCATCTCGAGGCCCTGCTCGAGGCCGAGCGGGGCGAGCTCACGCGGCTCGATCATGCCGTGCTGGATAGCCTCGAAAGCGGTCGGATGCTCACGCAGGAGCCCGGCGCGGAGGCTGACGAGGCGCGCACTCTGGGGGAGCGGGCCGCAGACCGGCTGGCGCGTCTCGGCGGCTCCTGGGGGTTCCTGATCGGCTTTGCCCTGGTGTTGGCGCTCTGGATGGCGGTGAATGTCACCGGTCTCGTCGTGGGGATCTTCGATCCTTATCCGTTCATCCTGCTGAACCTGATGCTCTCGACGCTCGCGGCGATCCAGGCGCCGATCATCATGATGAGCCAGCGGCGGCAGGAGGAGAAGGACCGGCTCCGCTCCGAGAACGATTACAAGGTCAATCTCAAGGCCGAGCTCGAGATCCGCCACCTGCACGAGACGCTGGAGCACCATCTCGCGCGGCAGTGGGAGCGGCTGGAGGCGATCCAGCGGCTGCAGATCGAGCTTCTGGAGGAAGCCGCGGGCGGCGCGGAGGGCTGA